A single region of the bacterium genome encodes:
- a CDS encoding SAM-dependent methyltransferase codes for MDIPRIFNITESAHRIHNPFTPEKLATLGAALRLETGTRVLDLGSGSGEMLCT; via the coding sequence ATGGACATTCCACGGATATTCAACATCACCGAAAGTGCTCACCGCATCCATAACCCGTTCACACCCGAAAAGCTCGCCACTCTCGGCGCGGCGCTGCGTCTGGAAACGGGGACCCGAGTGCTCGACCTCGGCAGCGGTTCGGGGGAGATGCTGTGCACC
- a CDS encoding DUF3788 family protein, whose product MSTNVKSPTDAELKAVLGSADSLWSGIVHVVEDMVSPLNTEWKPSKTEFGRMCLLQYKKRTLLYLIPEQEKICVAIVLGERAYSLAMASSLPAAIKKMFSEARPYVEGRGIRFSVNSPGDISTIKKLVEIKITPK is encoded by the coding sequence ATGTCCACAAATGTTAAATCTCCGACTGACGCCGAATTGAAGGCAGTTCTCGGTTCTGCCGACTCTTTATGGTCTGGCATTGTCCATGTTGTCGAAGACATGGTTTCACCACTCAATACCGAGTGGAAGCCCTCCAAAACCGAGTTTGGTCGCATGTGCCTGCTTCAGTACAAGAAGAGAACTCTGCTTTATCTGATACCCGAGCAGGAGAAGATTTGTGTGGCGATTGTTCTTGGTGAGCGTGCCTACAGCCTTGCTATGGCCAGTTCGCTTCCCGCTGCGATTAAGAAGATGTTTTCGGAAGCGAGACCGTATGTCGAAGGTCGAGGGATTCGTTTTTCGGTGAACTCACCGGGTGACATTTCAACGATCAAGAAGTTGGTGGAGATAAAGATCACGCCCAAATGA